The following are encoded in a window of Arthrobacter sp. OAP107 genomic DNA:
- a CDS encoding SRPBCC family protein, translating to METVEETVDVAVPVHTAYNQWTQFESFPQFMSGVESVTQLSNTTNHWVTKVGGVKREFDTEIVDQEPDDRIAWRSTDGKSHAGIIRFTPLDATHTKVKVHFEWAPETVTEKAGAALQIDKMQVKSDMRKFKDFIESRGTETGGWRGEVEDTGPTGQF from the coding sequence ATGGAAACTGTTGAAGAGACCGTTGATGTCGCAGTTCCGGTCCATACGGCCTATAACCAGTGGACGCAGTTCGAATCATTTCCGCAGTTCATGTCCGGCGTGGAATCCGTAACCCAGCTGAGCAACACCACCAATCACTGGGTTACGAAAGTCGGCGGCGTGAAACGGGAATTTGATACCGAAATCGTGGACCAGGAGCCTGATGACCGGATTGCCTGGCGCAGCACCGATGGCAAGTCCCATGCCGGCATCATCAGGTTCACGCCCCTGGACGCCACCCACACCAAAGTGAAGGTCCACTTCGAATGGGCGCCGGAAACCGTCACTGAGAAGGCGGGCGCGGCCCTGCAGATCGACAAAATGCAGGTCAAGTCCGACATGCGCAAATTCAAGGACTTCATCGAATCACGCGGCACCGAAACCGGTGGCTGGCGCGGTGAAGTCGAGGACACAGGCCCCACCGGGCAGTTCTAG